One part of the Amphiprion ocellaris isolate individual 3 ecotype Okinawa chromosome 24, ASM2253959v1, whole genome shotgun sequence genome encodes these proteins:
- the mrpl39 gene encoding 39S ribosomal protein L39, mitochondrial, translating into MTMATRSVCQVFQRRFASAAASLRPLPAEVRSQRNAVFSREQARQRALYPRIEKIEVSMHGPGLDGTLLIMNRGMSTPLSCARHLTEHHVKNSALALVDGEPWPLHQPLTSSCSLTLLTFKDSDPTLVNQAYWRSCAALLGQVIETAFKDEYTVELLSTPEVAVTSGAFCCDVVLDPQLDSWTPSEESLRSLTRGAQQLIHQDQAWEPLEVVPSVALEVFSHSRCKQEEVEQKASQNPKGTVMLYRCGDHVLLSGGPLVARTGLCSQYEVTALHNLGQGSWGVQRRAQGLSLPLQLQAHHTVWRKLRQRAEKLVDAPGFEEVTPASPAQQPPTSQ; encoded by the exons ATGACCATGGCGACCAGGAGCGTATGTCAAGTCTTCCAGCGGC GTTTTGCGTCGGCCGCAGCGTCTTTGCGTCCGTTGCCTGCTGAGGTTCGCAGTCAGCGCAACGCCGTTTTCTCCAGAGAGCAGGCCAGACAGAGAGCTCTGTACCCTCGTATCGAGAAGATAGAAGTGTCCATGCATGGCCCGGGCCTGGACGGCACACTGCTCATCATGAACAGAGGGATGTCCACTCCACTCAGCTGTGCTAGAC ATCTGACAGAACATCATGTGAAGAACTCCGCTCTGGCCCTGGTGGATGGAGAACCGTGGCCTCTCCACCAGCCCCTCACCAGCTCCTGTTCCCTCACTCTGCTCACATTTAAAGACAGCGACCCAACCCTGGTCAATCAG GCCTACTGGCGTTCCTGTGCCGCCCTGCTGGGTCAGGTCATAGAAACTGCATTCAAGGATGAATATACTGTGGAGCTGCTCAGCACGCCAGAAGTGGCGG TCACGTCGGGAGCTTTCTGCTGTGATGTGGTGCTCGACCCCCAGCTGGACTCATGGACTCCGTCTGAG GAGTCTCTGCGCTCTCTGACCAGAGGGGCCCAGCAGCTGATCCACCAGGACCAGGCCTGGGAGCCTCTAGAAGTGGTGCCCTCTGTGGCGCTGGAGGTTTTCTCACACAGCAG GTGTAAACAGGAAGAGGTGGAACAGAAAGCTTCACAAAATCCCAAAGGCACAGTGATGCTCTACAg ATGTGGTGACCATGTGCTGCTGAGTGGGGGCCCCCTGGTGGCCAGGACAGGCCTGTGCTCCCAGTACGAGGTGACGGCCCTCCATAACCTGGGTCAGGGCTCCTGGGGCGTCCAGCGCCGAGCACAGGgcctctctctgcctctgcaGCTGCAG gCTCATCACACAGTCTGGAGGAAACTGAGGCAGCGGGCAGAGAAACTG GTGGATGCACCAGGATTTGAAGAGGTGACACCAGCTTCTCCAGCTCAGCAGCCTCCAACCAGCCAGTAA